The Oryzias latipes chromosome 1, ASM223467v1 genome contains a region encoding:
- the sod3 gene encoding extracellular superoxide dismutase [Cu-Zn] has translation MSLHRSVRVLEMAFLVWLACSQQCFSTHTDHLLPPEFSQYNGTLYAACKVSPSTSLPDDLPKVYGQALFKQDHGQGKLQVLLQLAGFPEDESPQSRAIHIHQYGDLSQGCISTGGHYNPYGVDHPNHPGDFGNFVAHEGRISEQIESEATLFGGLSVLGRAVVVHETIDDLGQGGDVGSLLHGNAGRRLACCVIGMSSSDLWEEQQKLQSS, from the exons ATGAGTTTGCACAG GTCAGTAAGAGTCTTGGAAATGGctttcctggtctggctggcATGCAGTCAACAATGCTTCTCAACGCACACCGATCATTTGCTCCCACCAGAGTTCTCACAGTACAATGGCACTCTGTATGCCGCCTGCAAAGTGAGCCCCAGCACTTCCCTTCCAGATGACCTGCCTAAAGTGTACGGCCAAGCATTGTTTAAGCAAGATCACGGACAGGGAAAACTCCAAGTCCTTCTGCAGCTCGCTGGCTTTCCTGAAGATGAGTCGCCACAGTCCAGAGCCATTCACATCCACCAGTATGGGGATCTGAGCCAAGGATGCATTTCCACTGGTGGACATTACAACCCATATGGGGTGGATCACCCTAATCATCCGGGAGACTTTGGTAACTTTGTGGCCCACGAGGGGAGAATCAGTGAGCAGATAGAATCTGAAGCAACGCTGTTTGGTGGGCTGTCTGTGCTTGGAAGAGCTGTGGTGGTTCACGAAACGATCGACGATTTAGGCCAAGGTGGAGATGTAGGGAGTCTGCTGCATGGGAATGCAGGAAGAAGGCTTGCCTGCTGTGTTATTGGAATGTCTTCTTCCGATTTATGGGAAGAGCAGCAGAAACTGCAAAGCAGCTGA
- the LOC101172128 gene encoding coiled-coil domain-containing protein 149 isoform X2: MDPTGKSDGDWPGLLNEFIVCKQKLESKKEALLILSKELDTCQQERDQYKLMANQLRERHQALKKKYRELIDGDLSLPPEKRNQVNLAQLLRDSREKSGQLSEEVKELKQRLAEALGDNKLLRMTITKQRLGDEEIGTRHFPAHEREGLVKQLERAREENEVLEHSVKSLTDELQDVRAERDVFQQKAHRLNMEMNHIMGNSDVRILDIDALCMENRYLHERINQFQEEVNLLKANLTKYKSALESRKISKINGRPNSSALTGVLSAKQVKELLLSEENGCSLPVTPQSISDLKSLATALLETIHEKNMVIQHQRQINKVLGNRVAELEMKLKTIEISGLWRLPGVCERGRDGSSVNSGRVESCVSPGHKGDEVCNDEPASQHSSEALEDVCETEAESAFQASTQPVTRTEVSRQRASQSSPEEEATAPPCDVPQGEDRHENDPSREKTDLMVSATKTERQSDSSGSESHLPPDTRPLSEDSEPVGVGHADPTGAEETVESLITNENISVVSEEQEDIS, from the exons ATGGACCCGACCGGGAAGAGCGACGGGGACTGGCCGGGGCTGCTGAACGAG TTCATAGTTTGCAAGCAAAAGCTGGAGAGTAAGAAGGAAGCTCTGTTGATTCTGTCCAAAGAGCTGGACACCTGTCAGCAGGAGAGGGATCAGTACAAGCTGATGGCCAACCAGCTGCGGGAACGGCACCAGGCACTCAAGAAGAAGTACAGAGAACTCATT GATGGAGATCTGTCTCTTCCCCCCGAGAAAAGGAATCAA GTAAACCTAGCTCAGCTGTTGAGAGACTCCAGAGAAAAGAGTGGGCAGCTTtctgaggaggtgaaggagctCAAGCAGCGACTGGCAGAAGCTCTGGGGGACAATAAg CTTCTGAGAATGACCATCACCAAACAGAGGCTGGGGGACGAGGAGATCGGCACTCGCCACTTTCCTGCACACGAAAGAGAAGGTCTGGTTAAACAGCTGGAACGAGCCAGAGAGGAG AATGAGGTTCTGGAGCACAGCGTGAAGTCGCTCACAGATGAGCTGCAGGACGTTCGAGCCGAGCGGGACGTGTTTCAGCAGAAAGCTCACCGGCTCAACATGGAAATGAACCACATAATGGGAAACAGCGATGTGCGGATCCTGGACATAGATGCACTCTGCATGGAGAACAG ATATTTGCACGAGAGGATTAATCAGTTTCAAGAAGAGGTCAACCTGCTCAAAGCAAACCTAACGAAGTACAAG AGCGCATTGGAGAGCAGGAAGATTTCAAAAATCAATGGCAGGCCAAACAGCAGTGCTTTAACTGGAGTGCTTTCAGCTAAACAGG TGAAGGAACTGTTACTGTCTGAGGAAAACGGCTGCAGCTTGCCGGTGACTCCTCAGTCCATCTCCGACCTAAAGTCTCTGGCCACAGCTCTCCTGGAAACGATACACGAGAAGAACATGGTGATCCAGCACCAGCGCCAGATAAACAA GGTTCTTGGAAACCGAGTTGCAGAGTTGGAGATGAAACTGAAAACAATAGAAATTTCTGGGCTTTGGAGACTTCCAG GAGTATGTGAAA GAGGAAGAGATGGCTCCTCCGTGAACTCTGGGAGAGTTGAATCATGTGTTTCTCCTGGACATAAAG GTGATGAAGTTTGTAACGATGAGCCCGCCTCGCAGCACAGCTCTGAAGCTCTGGAGGATGTCTGTGAAACTGAAGCTGAGTCAGCTTTTCAGGCTAGCACACAACCCGTGACCAGGACCGAAGTATCACGCCAGAGAGCTTCGCAGTCGTCACCTGAAGAAGAAGCAACTGCTCCCCCGTGTGACGTGCCACAAGGTGAAGACCGTCATGAAAATGACCCATCGCGAGAAAAAACTGATTTGATGGTTTcagcaacaaaaacagaacGTCAAAGTGATTCGAGCGGGAGCGAGTCCCATCTACCACCAGATACCAGACCACTGTCAGAGGACTCGGAACCAGTGGGAGTGGGGCATGCAGATCccacaggagcagaggaaactGTGGAGTCTTTAATAACAAAcgaaaacatttctgttgtttctgAAGAGCAGGAGGACATCAGTTAG
- the LOC101172128 gene encoding coiled-coil domain-containing protein 149 isoform X1, translated as MDPTGKSDGDWPGLLNEFIVCKQKLESKKEALLILSKELDTCQQERDQYKLMANQLRERHQALKKKYRELIDGDLSLPPEKRNQVNLAQLLRDSREKSGQLSEEVKELKQRLAEALGDNKLLRMTITKQRLGDEEIGTRHFPAHEREGLVKQLERAREENEVLEHSVKSLTDELQDVRAERDVFQQKAHRLNMEMNHIMGNSDVRILDIDALCMENRYLHERINQFQEEVNLLKANLTKYKSALESRKISKINGRPNSSALTGVLSAKQVKELLLSEENGCSLPVTPQSISDLKSLATALLETIHEKNMVIQHQRQINKVLGNRVAELEMKLKTIEISGLWRLPGLSYNVSLGVCERGRDGSSVNSGRVESCVSPGHKGDEVCNDEPASQHSSEALEDVCETEAESAFQASTQPVTRTEVSRQRASQSSPEEEATAPPCDVPQGEDRHENDPSREKTDLMVSATKTERQSDSSGSESHLPPDTRPLSEDSEPVGVGHADPTGAEETVESLITNENISVVSEEQEDIS; from the exons ATGGACCCGACCGGGAAGAGCGACGGGGACTGGCCGGGGCTGCTGAACGAG TTCATAGTTTGCAAGCAAAAGCTGGAGAGTAAGAAGGAAGCTCTGTTGATTCTGTCCAAAGAGCTGGACACCTGTCAGCAGGAGAGGGATCAGTACAAGCTGATGGCCAACCAGCTGCGGGAACGGCACCAGGCACTCAAGAAGAAGTACAGAGAACTCATT GATGGAGATCTGTCTCTTCCCCCCGAGAAAAGGAATCAA GTAAACCTAGCTCAGCTGTTGAGAGACTCCAGAGAAAAGAGTGGGCAGCTTtctgaggaggtgaaggagctCAAGCAGCGACTGGCAGAAGCTCTGGGGGACAATAAg CTTCTGAGAATGACCATCACCAAACAGAGGCTGGGGGACGAGGAGATCGGCACTCGCCACTTTCCTGCACACGAAAGAGAAGGTCTGGTTAAACAGCTGGAACGAGCCAGAGAGGAG AATGAGGTTCTGGAGCACAGCGTGAAGTCGCTCACAGATGAGCTGCAGGACGTTCGAGCCGAGCGGGACGTGTTTCAGCAGAAAGCTCACCGGCTCAACATGGAAATGAACCACATAATGGGAAACAGCGATGTGCGGATCCTGGACATAGATGCACTCTGCATGGAGAACAG ATATTTGCACGAGAGGATTAATCAGTTTCAAGAAGAGGTCAACCTGCTCAAAGCAAACCTAACGAAGTACAAG AGCGCATTGGAGAGCAGGAAGATTTCAAAAATCAATGGCAGGCCAAACAGCAGTGCTTTAACTGGAGTGCTTTCAGCTAAACAGG TGAAGGAACTGTTACTGTCTGAGGAAAACGGCTGCAGCTTGCCGGTGACTCCTCAGTCCATCTCCGACCTAAAGTCTCTGGCCACAGCTCTCCTGGAAACGATACACGAGAAGAACATGGTGATCCAGCACCAGCGCCAGATAAACAA GGTTCTTGGAAACCGAGTTGCAGAGTTGGAGATGAAACTGAAAACAATAGAAATTTCTGGGCTTTGGAGACTTCCAG GCCTGTCTTATAATGTGTCTTTAGGAGTATGTGAAA GAGGAAGAGATGGCTCCTCCGTGAACTCTGGGAGAGTTGAATCATGTGTTTCTCCTGGACATAAAG GTGATGAAGTTTGTAACGATGAGCCCGCCTCGCAGCACAGCTCTGAAGCTCTGGAGGATGTCTGTGAAACTGAAGCTGAGTCAGCTTTTCAGGCTAGCACACAACCCGTGACCAGGACCGAAGTATCACGCCAGAGAGCTTCGCAGTCGTCACCTGAAGAAGAAGCAACTGCTCCCCCGTGTGACGTGCCACAAGGTGAAGACCGTCATGAAAATGACCCATCGCGAGAAAAAACTGATTTGATGGTTTcagcaacaaaaacagaacGTCAAAGTGATTCGAGCGGGAGCGAGTCCCATCTACCACCAGATACCAGACCACTGTCAGAGGACTCGGAACCAGTGGGAGTGGGGCATGCAGATCccacaggagcagaggaaactGTGGAGTCTTTAATAACAAAcgaaaacatttctgttgtttctgAAGAGCAGGAGGACATCAGTTAG
- the LOC101172128 gene encoding coiled-coil domain-containing protein 149 isoform X3 has protein sequence MDPTGKSDGDWPGLLNEFIVCKQKLESKKEALLILSKELDTCQQERDQYKLMANQLRERHQALKKKYRELIDGDLSLPPEKRNQVNLAQLLRDSREKSGQLSEEVKELKQRLAEALGDNKLLRMTITKQRLGDEEIGTRHFPAHEREGLVKQLERAREENEVLEHSVKSLTDELQDVRAERDVFQQKAHRLNMEMNHIMGNSDVRILDIDALCMENRYLHERINQFQEEVNLLKANLTKYKSALESRKISKINGRPNSSALTGVLSAKQVKELLLSEENGCSLPVTPQSISDLKSLATALLETIHEKNMVIQHQRQINKVLGNRVAELEMKLKTIEISGLWRLPGGRDGSSVNSGRVESCVSPGHKGDEVCNDEPASQHSSEALEDVCETEAESAFQASTQPVTRTEVSRQRASQSSPEEEATAPPCDVPQGEDRHENDPSREKTDLMVSATKTERQSDSSGSESHLPPDTRPLSEDSEPVGVGHADPTGAEETVESLITNENISVVSEEQEDIS, from the exons ATGGACCCGACCGGGAAGAGCGACGGGGACTGGCCGGGGCTGCTGAACGAG TTCATAGTTTGCAAGCAAAAGCTGGAGAGTAAGAAGGAAGCTCTGTTGATTCTGTCCAAAGAGCTGGACACCTGTCAGCAGGAGAGGGATCAGTACAAGCTGATGGCCAACCAGCTGCGGGAACGGCACCAGGCACTCAAGAAGAAGTACAGAGAACTCATT GATGGAGATCTGTCTCTTCCCCCCGAGAAAAGGAATCAA GTAAACCTAGCTCAGCTGTTGAGAGACTCCAGAGAAAAGAGTGGGCAGCTTtctgaggaggtgaaggagctCAAGCAGCGACTGGCAGAAGCTCTGGGGGACAATAAg CTTCTGAGAATGACCATCACCAAACAGAGGCTGGGGGACGAGGAGATCGGCACTCGCCACTTTCCTGCACACGAAAGAGAAGGTCTGGTTAAACAGCTGGAACGAGCCAGAGAGGAG AATGAGGTTCTGGAGCACAGCGTGAAGTCGCTCACAGATGAGCTGCAGGACGTTCGAGCCGAGCGGGACGTGTTTCAGCAGAAAGCTCACCGGCTCAACATGGAAATGAACCACATAATGGGAAACAGCGATGTGCGGATCCTGGACATAGATGCACTCTGCATGGAGAACAG ATATTTGCACGAGAGGATTAATCAGTTTCAAGAAGAGGTCAACCTGCTCAAAGCAAACCTAACGAAGTACAAG AGCGCATTGGAGAGCAGGAAGATTTCAAAAATCAATGGCAGGCCAAACAGCAGTGCTTTAACTGGAGTGCTTTCAGCTAAACAGG TGAAGGAACTGTTACTGTCTGAGGAAAACGGCTGCAGCTTGCCGGTGACTCCTCAGTCCATCTCCGACCTAAAGTCTCTGGCCACAGCTCTCCTGGAAACGATACACGAGAAGAACATGGTGATCCAGCACCAGCGCCAGATAAACAA GGTTCTTGGAAACCGAGTTGCAGAGTTGGAGATGAAACTGAAAACAATAGAAATTTCTGGGCTTTGGAGACTTCCAG GAGGAAGAGATGGCTCCTCCGTGAACTCTGGGAGAGTTGAATCATGTGTTTCTCCTGGACATAAAG GTGATGAAGTTTGTAACGATGAGCCCGCCTCGCAGCACAGCTCTGAAGCTCTGGAGGATGTCTGTGAAACTGAAGCTGAGTCAGCTTTTCAGGCTAGCACACAACCCGTGACCAGGACCGAAGTATCACGCCAGAGAGCTTCGCAGTCGTCACCTGAAGAAGAAGCAACTGCTCCCCCGTGTGACGTGCCACAAGGTGAAGACCGTCATGAAAATGACCCATCGCGAGAAAAAACTGATTTGATGGTTTcagcaacaaaaacagaacGTCAAAGTGATTCGAGCGGGAGCGAGTCCCATCTACCACCAGATACCAGACCACTGTCAGAGGACTCGGAACCAGTGGGAGTGGGGCATGCAGATCccacaggagcagaggaaactGTGGAGTCTTTAATAACAAAcgaaaacatttctgttgtttctgAAGAGCAGGAGGACATCAGTTAG